The Bicyclus anynana chromosome 4, ilBicAnyn1.1, whole genome shotgun sequence genome window below encodes:
- the LOC112053764 gene encoding RE1-silencing transcription factor isoform X3, with translation MESRKETLGIVKICRFCLVQNRPLGTLYDKAKSKTTVTLPLKILTNVSIEVLPSDKKPTFICDRCKFYMNLFYEYKHIVRQADESIHQYVHNGTPLAAVSWPVALSKIFRTLSEPDTVKTVVEGGATIQVTSHDISDSDEEDGNVYNVKIGDDEDTKCIKVVTSKDTKAKENARGQGFGSISKLARHVRSHVGERPYPCKYCEKSFTKSHHYTRHFRLKHREQARTSGANGQQEQYRCEQCEDVFDSQDDLIYHSAIHATQNLTCPLCQEKFEDVEAVTTHIKSHVNGVEFMCDYCELIFTTQEKLDNHMMIVHDDELQNELDDESSLEMDENEDDDTGINIKEEGDDMIIEIKKPDNYLVTEVKDDTEEKMDVTNSEESESEATYTELQTVDTLAIISKNVPKPQEKVPSKPAVTTTTTDNIKIVSKPVDNQTSNILRKAEEIKRKAPPSPAGDAVIIRKAKPVTKVESSNSGGASDKSLRLLEKELQDLKRTNSRNTETNKTPNKVLESSKSKRPQFQTSTPKLRSAEDKKILNKSFPLEKKQLEKRVLTKENKEPKETKEIKNNGNSKEEKDKEKDKEKEKDKDNNEKDFKEKEKEKISEKDKAKETPKSIVKNGAATEKANTEDGVRRSTRPSKIKDYAKMIREVTQELSDDDETTEDDEDYCEPDKSTEIRRGRRPSQVVKVTPAKTPPATPANPPRKRGRPRKDNKQVPAKIKKEEETLVVKKEEVTSPEKEEIDSNDTSSVTDVEQSVSKTPEPTNTSTNVMVSPSGQTLKKVPVKALPPGVKAMPLPRTMPAELCEMQIGKKVVKVQKIVMTKAEVEAMAKQGLVEMKGGTMVLKQGIKLSDASAVKSSVSGDGEPVRREKAVPTRCEIGDES, from the exons ATGGAAAGCAGAAAGGAGACTTTGGGTATTGTGAAAATATGTCGATTTTGCCTAGTGCAAAACAGACCCTTGGGAACTTTGTATGATAAAGCCAAATCAAAAACTACAGTTACACTTCCATTAAAAATCTTAACAAACGTGTCAATTGAG GTACTTCCATCAGATAAAAAACCAACTTTCATATGTGACCGCTGCAAATTCTATATGAATTTGTTCTATGAATATAAACACATAGTCCGACAAGCTGATGAATCTATCCATCAGTATGTGCACAATGGAACTCCTCTTGCGGCTGTCTCTTGGCCAGTTGCTCTATCAAAA ATATTCCGTACCCTAAGTGAGCCGGACACTGTTAAAACAGTAGTCGAAGGTGGTGCCACCATTCAAGTCACATCTCATGACATCTCTGACAGTGACGAAGAAGATGGAAACGTATATAATGTGAAG attGGTGACGATGAAGATACAAAATGTATCAAAGTAGTAACTAGCAAAGACACCAAAGCCAAAGAGAACGCAAGAGGTCAAG gTTTTGGATCAATATCTAAGTTAGCGCGACATGTGAGATCACACGTGGGTGAGAGACCGTACCCGTGCAAGTATTGTGAGAAGAGCTTCACTAAATCTCATCATTACACCAG aCACTTCCGTCTAAAGCATCGGGAGCAGGCCCGAACGTCGGGAGCGAACGGCCAGCAAGAGCAGTACCGCTGCGAGCAGTGCGAGGACGTGTTCGACTCGCAGGACGACCTCATATATCACTCGGCGATACACGCCACGCAGAACCTCACGTGCCCGCTCTGCCAGGAGAAGTTTGAAGATGTCGAGGCAGTCACTACTCACATCAAGTCGCATGTCAATG GTGTTGAGTTCATGTGCGATTACTGTGAGCTTATTTTTACTACACAAGAAAAGCTCGACAACCATATGATGATAGTACATGATGATGAACTGCAAAAT gAATTAGATGATGAGTCTTCATTGGAAATGGATGAAAATGAAGACGACGATACTGGAATTAACA TTAAAGAAGAAGGCGATGATATGATAATAGAGATCAAGAAACCAGATAATTACCTC gTTACTGAAGTTAAAGATGATACAGAGGAAAAAATGGATGTCACTAACTCTGAAG aaAGCGAGAGCGAAGCGACATACACAGAGCTGCAGACGGTGGATACTTTGGCGATCATATCGAAGAATGTGCCCAAACCTCAAGAAAAAGTGCCGTCAAAACCTGCCGTCACCACTACAACAACTGACAACATCAAAATTGTCAGCAAACCCGTCGATAATCAG ACATCAAATATATTACGGAAAGCCGAGGAAATAAAACGCAAGGCACCACCATCTCCAGCGGGTGATGCAG TTATAATAAGAAAAGCTAAGCCCGTCACTAAAGTGGAGAGCAGCAACAGTGGCGGAGCCAGCGACAAGTCCCTGCGCTTGCTAGAAAAGGAACTGCAAGATCTTAAAAGA ACGAACAGTCGTAATACAGAGACAAATAAAACGCCTAACAAAGTTTTGGAGTCGTCAAAAAGCAAACGGCCACAGTTCCAAACATCTACACCTAAATTAAG AAGCGCCGAGgacaagaaaatattaaataaatctttcCCTCTAGAGAAGaagcaattagaaaaacgtGTTCTAACCAAAGAGAACAAAGAGCCAAAAGAGACTAAGGAAATCAAAAATAACGGCAATTCTAAAGAGGAGAAAGATAAAGAAAAAGATAAGGAGAAAGAGAAGGATAAAGATAATAACGAAAAAGAtttcaaagaaaaggaaaaggagAAAATTAGTGAAAAGGATAAAGCAAAGGAAACTCCAAAG AGTATAGTGAAAAATGGCGCTGCCACTGAAAAAGCCAACACAGAGGATGGAGTCCGTCGGTCAACTCGGCCATCTAAAATCAAAGACTATGCGAAGATGATACGGGAAGTGACGCAAGAGTTGTCGGATGACGATGAAACAACTGAAGACGATGAGGACTATTGCGAACCTGATAAAAGCACTGAG ATTCGCAGAGGACGTCGCCCAAGTCAGGTGGTGAAAGTGACTCCGGCCAAAACTCCGCCCGCGACTCCAGCCAACCCGCCACGAAAACGCGGCCGACCGCGGAAAGACAACAAACAGGT GCCTGCAAAAATTAAGAAAGAGGAAGAGACTTTGGTAGTGAAGAAAGAAGAAGTAACAAGTCcagaaaaagaagaaattgACAGCAATGACACAAGTAGTGTTACTGATGTTGAACAG AGTGTGTCTAAGACTCCAGAGCCGACCAACACATCCACAAATGTAATGGTATCACCTTCAGGACAAACTTTGAAAAAG gttcCTGTAAAAGCGTTACCACCAGGAGTGAAAGCGATGCCCCTGCCGAGAA cgATGCCAGCAGAACTCTGTGAGATGCAAATAGGCAAAAAAGTTGTGAAGGTGCAGAAAATAGTTATGACCAAAGCAGAAGTTGAGGCGATGGCTAAGCAGGGCCTGGTTGAAATGAAG GGTGGTACAATGGTGTTGAAGCAAGGCATCAAACTCTCCGACGCGTCTGCAGTTAAATCGTCTGTCTCAGGCGATGGAG AGCCGGTCAGAAGAGAAAAAGCGGTTCCGACTCGCTGTGAAATTGGTGATGAAtcgtaa
- the LOC112053764 gene encoding protein suppressor of hairy wing isoform X1, with translation MESRKETLGIVKICRFCLVQNRPLGTLYDKAKSKTTVTLPLKILTNVSIEVLPSDKKPTFICDRCKFYMNLFYEYKHIVRQADESIHQYVHNGTPLAAVSWPVALSKIFRTLSEPDTVKTVVEGGATIQVTSHDISDSDEEDGNVYNVKIGDDEDTKCIKVVTSKDTKAKENARGQDASNVEDKDSEKIEEGCFPCDECNCTYPLQQLLNLHKMQKHRTRDVACSQCDAKFFTKYDLAAHAVRHSMDMPFECVACGKKFKRLILLKRHEKMIHPDIPQLLCPNCPATFLSNEQLDMHQKKHIRLQKPYACTQCDKKFHEKSALQRHVDVVHNKEATLCCEYCPERFGSISKLARHVRSHVGERPYPCKYCEKSFTKSHHYTRHFRLKHREQARTSGANGQQEQYRCEQCEDVFDSQDDLIYHSAIHATQNLTCPLCQEKFEDVEAVTTHIKSHVNGVEFMCDYCELIFTTQEKLDNHMMIVHDDELQNELDDESSLEMDENEDDDTGINIKEEGDDMIIEIKKPDNYLVTEVKDDTEEKMDVTNSEESESEATYTELQTVDTLAIISKNVPKPQEKVPSKPAVTTTTTDNIKIVSKPVDNQTSNILRKAEEIKRKAPPSPAGDAVIIRKAKPVTKVESSNSGGASDKSLRLLEKELQDLKRTNSRNTETNKTPNKVLESSKSKRPQFQTSTPKLRSAEDKKILNKSFPLEKKQLEKRVLTKENKEPKETKEIKNNGNSKEEKDKEKDKEKEKDKDNNEKDFKEKEKEKISEKDKAKETPKSIVKNGAATEKANTEDGVRRSTRPSKIKDYAKMIREVTQELSDDDETTEDDEDYCEPDKSTEIRRGRRPSQVVKVTPAKTPPATPANPPRKRGRPRKDNKQVPAKIKKEEETLVVKKEEVTSPEKEEIDSNDTSSVTDVEQSVSKTPEPTNTSTNVMVSPSGQTLKKVPVKALPPGVKAMPLPRTMPAELCEMQIGKKVVKVQKIVMTKAEVEAMAKQGLVEMKGGTMVLKQGIKLSDASAVKSSVSGDGEPVRREKAVPTRCEIGDES, from the exons ATGGAAAGCAGAAAGGAGACTTTGGGTATTGTGAAAATATGTCGATTTTGCCTAGTGCAAAACAGACCCTTGGGAACTTTGTATGATAAAGCCAAATCAAAAACTACAGTTACACTTCCATTAAAAATCTTAACAAACGTGTCAATTGAG GTACTTCCATCAGATAAAAAACCAACTTTCATATGTGACCGCTGCAAATTCTATATGAATTTGTTCTATGAATATAAACACATAGTCCGACAAGCTGATGAATCTATCCATCAGTATGTGCACAATGGAACTCCTCTTGCGGCTGTCTCTTGGCCAGTTGCTCTATCAAAA ATATTCCGTACCCTAAGTGAGCCGGACACTGTTAAAACAGTAGTCGAAGGTGGTGCCACCATTCAAGTCACATCTCATGACATCTCTGACAGTGACGAAGAAGATGGAAACGTATATAATGTGAAG attGGTGACGATGAAGATACAAAATGTATCAAAGTAGTAACTAGCAAAGACACCAAAGCCAAAGAGAACGCAAGAGGTCAAG ATGCCTCAAATGTTGAGGACAAGGATTCAGAGAAGATAGAAGAGGGCTGCTTCCCGTGCGACGAGTGCAACTGCACGTATCCACTGCAGCAGTTGCTCAACTTGCACAAAATGCAGAAGCACAGGACCAGGGACGTCGCTTGTAGCCAGTGTGATGC TAAATTCTTCACAAAATACGATTTAGCGGCGCACGCGGTACGACATTCTATGGACATGCCTTTCGAATGTGTAGCGTGCGGTAAAAAGTTCAAGCGATTGATTCTTCTGAAACGTCACGAGAAG ATGATACATCCGGATATACCTCAACTGCTGTGTCCAAACTGCCCGGCCACATTCCTCTCTAACGAACAGCTGGATATGCATCAGAAGAAGCACATTCGCCTCCAGAAGCCATATGCTTGCACACAGTGTGACAAAAA GTTCCACGAAAAATCAGCACTGCAAAGGCATGTAGACGTTGTCCACAACAAGGAAGCAACGCTGTGCTGTGAATACTGTCCCGAGC gTTTTGGATCAATATCTAAGTTAGCGCGACATGTGAGATCACACGTGGGTGAGAGACCGTACCCGTGCAAGTATTGTGAGAAGAGCTTCACTAAATCTCATCATTACACCAG aCACTTCCGTCTAAAGCATCGGGAGCAGGCCCGAACGTCGGGAGCGAACGGCCAGCAAGAGCAGTACCGCTGCGAGCAGTGCGAGGACGTGTTCGACTCGCAGGACGACCTCATATATCACTCGGCGATACACGCCACGCAGAACCTCACGTGCCCGCTCTGCCAGGAGAAGTTTGAAGATGTCGAGGCAGTCACTACTCACATCAAGTCGCATGTCAATG GTGTTGAGTTCATGTGCGATTACTGTGAGCTTATTTTTACTACACAAGAAAAGCTCGACAACCATATGATGATAGTACATGATGATGAACTGCAAAAT gAATTAGATGATGAGTCTTCATTGGAAATGGATGAAAATGAAGACGACGATACTGGAATTAACA TTAAAGAAGAAGGCGATGATATGATAATAGAGATCAAGAAACCAGATAATTACCTC gTTACTGAAGTTAAAGATGATACAGAGGAAAAAATGGATGTCACTAACTCTGAAG aaAGCGAGAGCGAAGCGACATACACAGAGCTGCAGACGGTGGATACTTTGGCGATCATATCGAAGAATGTGCCCAAACCTCAAGAAAAAGTGCCGTCAAAACCTGCCGTCACCACTACAACAACTGACAACATCAAAATTGTCAGCAAACCCGTCGATAATCAG ACATCAAATATATTACGGAAAGCCGAGGAAATAAAACGCAAGGCACCACCATCTCCAGCGGGTGATGCAG TTATAATAAGAAAAGCTAAGCCCGTCACTAAAGTGGAGAGCAGCAACAGTGGCGGAGCCAGCGACAAGTCCCTGCGCTTGCTAGAAAAGGAACTGCAAGATCTTAAAAGA ACGAACAGTCGTAATACAGAGACAAATAAAACGCCTAACAAAGTTTTGGAGTCGTCAAAAAGCAAACGGCCACAGTTCCAAACATCTACACCTAAATTAAG AAGCGCCGAGgacaagaaaatattaaataaatctttcCCTCTAGAGAAGaagcaattagaaaaacgtGTTCTAACCAAAGAGAACAAAGAGCCAAAAGAGACTAAGGAAATCAAAAATAACGGCAATTCTAAAGAGGAGAAAGATAAAGAAAAAGATAAGGAGAAAGAGAAGGATAAAGATAATAACGAAAAAGAtttcaaagaaaaggaaaaggagAAAATTAGTGAAAAGGATAAAGCAAAGGAAACTCCAAAG AGTATAGTGAAAAATGGCGCTGCCACTGAAAAAGCCAACACAGAGGATGGAGTCCGTCGGTCAACTCGGCCATCTAAAATCAAAGACTATGCGAAGATGATACGGGAAGTGACGCAAGAGTTGTCGGATGACGATGAAACAACTGAAGACGATGAGGACTATTGCGAACCTGATAAAAGCACTGAG ATTCGCAGAGGACGTCGCCCAAGTCAGGTGGTGAAAGTGACTCCGGCCAAAACTCCGCCCGCGACTCCAGCCAACCCGCCACGAAAACGCGGCCGACCGCGGAAAGACAACAAACAGGT GCCTGCAAAAATTAAGAAAGAGGAAGAGACTTTGGTAGTGAAGAAAGAAGAAGTAACAAGTCcagaaaaagaagaaattgACAGCAATGACACAAGTAGTGTTACTGATGTTGAACAG AGTGTGTCTAAGACTCCAGAGCCGACCAACACATCCACAAATGTAATGGTATCACCTTCAGGACAAACTTTGAAAAAG gttcCTGTAAAAGCGTTACCACCAGGAGTGAAAGCGATGCCCCTGCCGAGAA cgATGCCAGCAGAACTCTGTGAGATGCAAATAGGCAAAAAAGTTGTGAAGGTGCAGAAAATAGTTATGACCAAAGCAGAAGTTGAGGCGATGGCTAAGCAGGGCCTGGTTGAAATGAAG GGTGGTACAATGGTGTTGAAGCAAGGCATCAAACTCTCCGACGCGTCTGCAGTTAAATCGTCTGTCTCAGGCGATGGAG AGCCGGTCAGAAGAGAAAAAGCGGTTCCGACTCGCTGTGAAATTGGTGATGAAtcgtaa
- the LOC112053764 gene encoding zinc finger protein 717 isoform X2 yields the protein MESRKETLGIVKICRFCLVQNRPLGTLYDKAKSKTTVTLPLKILTNVSIEVLPSDKKPTFICDRCKFYMNLFYEYKHIVRQADESIHQYVHNGTPLAAVSWPVALSKIFRTLSEPDTVKTVVEGGATIQVTSHDISDSDEEDGNVYNVKIGDDEDTKCIKVVTSKDTKAKENARGQDASNVEDKDSEKIEEGCFPCDECNCTYPLQQLLNLHKMQKHRTRDVACSQCDAKFFTKYDLAAHAVRHSMDMPFECVACGKKFKRLILLKRHEKMIHPDIPQLLCPNCPATFLSNEQLDMHQKKHIRLQKPYACTQCDKKFHEKSALQRHVDVVHNKEATLCCEYCPERFGSISKLARHVRSHVGERPYPCKYCEKSFTKSHHYTRHFRLKHREQARTSGANGQQEQYRCEQCEDVFDSQDDLIYHSAIHATQNLTCPLCQEKFEDVEAVTTHIKSHVNGVEFMCDYCELIFTTQEKLDNHMMIVHDDELQNELDDESSLEMDENEDDDTGINIKEEGDDMIIEIKKPDNYLVTEVKDDTEEKMDVTNSEESESEATYTELQTVDTLAIISKNVPKPQEKVPSKPAVTTTTTDNIKIVSKPVDNQTSNILRKAEEIKRKAPPSPAGDAVIIRKAKPVTKVESSNSGGASDKSLRLLEKELQDLKRTNSRNTETNKTPNKVLESSKSKRPQFQTSTPKLRSAEDKKILNKSFPLEKKQLEKRVLTKENKEPKETKEIKNNGNSKEEKDKEKDKEKEKDKDNNEKDFKEKEKEKISEKDKAKETPKSIVKNGAATEKANTEDGVRRSTRPSKIKDYAKMIREVTQELSDDDETTEDDEDYCEPDKSTEIRRGRRPSQVVKVTPAKTPPATPANPPRKRGRPRKDNKQVPAKIKKEEETLVVKKEEVTSPEKEEIDSNDTSSVTDVEQSVSKTPEPTNTSTNVMVSPSGQTLKKVPVKALPPGVKAMPLPRTMPAELCEMQIGKKVVKVQKIVMTKAEVEAMAKQGLVEMKGGTMVLKQGIKLSDASAVKSSVSGDGGNRL from the exons ATGGAAAGCAGAAAGGAGACTTTGGGTATTGTGAAAATATGTCGATTTTGCCTAGTGCAAAACAGACCCTTGGGAACTTTGTATGATAAAGCCAAATCAAAAACTACAGTTACACTTCCATTAAAAATCTTAACAAACGTGTCAATTGAG GTACTTCCATCAGATAAAAAACCAACTTTCATATGTGACCGCTGCAAATTCTATATGAATTTGTTCTATGAATATAAACACATAGTCCGACAAGCTGATGAATCTATCCATCAGTATGTGCACAATGGAACTCCTCTTGCGGCTGTCTCTTGGCCAGTTGCTCTATCAAAA ATATTCCGTACCCTAAGTGAGCCGGACACTGTTAAAACAGTAGTCGAAGGTGGTGCCACCATTCAAGTCACATCTCATGACATCTCTGACAGTGACGAAGAAGATGGAAACGTATATAATGTGAAG attGGTGACGATGAAGATACAAAATGTATCAAAGTAGTAACTAGCAAAGACACCAAAGCCAAAGAGAACGCAAGAGGTCAAG ATGCCTCAAATGTTGAGGACAAGGATTCAGAGAAGATAGAAGAGGGCTGCTTCCCGTGCGACGAGTGCAACTGCACGTATCCACTGCAGCAGTTGCTCAACTTGCACAAAATGCAGAAGCACAGGACCAGGGACGTCGCTTGTAGCCAGTGTGATGC TAAATTCTTCACAAAATACGATTTAGCGGCGCACGCGGTACGACATTCTATGGACATGCCTTTCGAATGTGTAGCGTGCGGTAAAAAGTTCAAGCGATTGATTCTTCTGAAACGTCACGAGAAG ATGATACATCCGGATATACCTCAACTGCTGTGTCCAAACTGCCCGGCCACATTCCTCTCTAACGAACAGCTGGATATGCATCAGAAGAAGCACATTCGCCTCCAGAAGCCATATGCTTGCACACAGTGTGACAAAAA GTTCCACGAAAAATCAGCACTGCAAAGGCATGTAGACGTTGTCCACAACAAGGAAGCAACGCTGTGCTGTGAATACTGTCCCGAGC gTTTTGGATCAATATCTAAGTTAGCGCGACATGTGAGATCACACGTGGGTGAGAGACCGTACCCGTGCAAGTATTGTGAGAAGAGCTTCACTAAATCTCATCATTACACCAG aCACTTCCGTCTAAAGCATCGGGAGCAGGCCCGAACGTCGGGAGCGAACGGCCAGCAAGAGCAGTACCGCTGCGAGCAGTGCGAGGACGTGTTCGACTCGCAGGACGACCTCATATATCACTCGGCGATACACGCCACGCAGAACCTCACGTGCCCGCTCTGCCAGGAGAAGTTTGAAGATGTCGAGGCAGTCACTACTCACATCAAGTCGCATGTCAATG GTGTTGAGTTCATGTGCGATTACTGTGAGCTTATTTTTACTACACAAGAAAAGCTCGACAACCATATGATGATAGTACATGATGATGAACTGCAAAAT gAATTAGATGATGAGTCTTCATTGGAAATGGATGAAAATGAAGACGACGATACTGGAATTAACA TTAAAGAAGAAGGCGATGATATGATAATAGAGATCAAGAAACCAGATAATTACCTC gTTACTGAAGTTAAAGATGATACAGAGGAAAAAATGGATGTCACTAACTCTGAAG aaAGCGAGAGCGAAGCGACATACACAGAGCTGCAGACGGTGGATACTTTGGCGATCATATCGAAGAATGTGCCCAAACCTCAAGAAAAAGTGCCGTCAAAACCTGCCGTCACCACTACAACAACTGACAACATCAAAATTGTCAGCAAACCCGTCGATAATCAG ACATCAAATATATTACGGAAAGCCGAGGAAATAAAACGCAAGGCACCACCATCTCCAGCGGGTGATGCAG TTATAATAAGAAAAGCTAAGCCCGTCACTAAAGTGGAGAGCAGCAACAGTGGCGGAGCCAGCGACAAGTCCCTGCGCTTGCTAGAAAAGGAACTGCAAGATCTTAAAAGA ACGAACAGTCGTAATACAGAGACAAATAAAACGCCTAACAAAGTTTTGGAGTCGTCAAAAAGCAAACGGCCACAGTTCCAAACATCTACACCTAAATTAAG AAGCGCCGAGgacaagaaaatattaaataaatctttcCCTCTAGAGAAGaagcaattagaaaaacgtGTTCTAACCAAAGAGAACAAAGAGCCAAAAGAGACTAAGGAAATCAAAAATAACGGCAATTCTAAAGAGGAGAAAGATAAAGAAAAAGATAAGGAGAAAGAGAAGGATAAAGATAATAACGAAAAAGAtttcaaagaaaaggaaaaggagAAAATTAGTGAAAAGGATAAAGCAAAGGAAACTCCAAAG AGTATAGTGAAAAATGGCGCTGCCACTGAAAAAGCCAACACAGAGGATGGAGTCCGTCGGTCAACTCGGCCATCTAAAATCAAAGACTATGCGAAGATGATACGGGAAGTGACGCAAGAGTTGTCGGATGACGATGAAACAACTGAAGACGATGAGGACTATTGCGAACCTGATAAAAGCACTGAG ATTCGCAGAGGACGTCGCCCAAGTCAGGTGGTGAAAGTGACTCCGGCCAAAACTCCGCCCGCGACTCCAGCCAACCCGCCACGAAAACGCGGCCGACCGCGGAAAGACAACAAACAGGT GCCTGCAAAAATTAAGAAAGAGGAAGAGACTTTGGTAGTGAAGAAAGAAGAAGTAACAAGTCcagaaaaagaagaaattgACAGCAATGACACAAGTAGTGTTACTGATGTTGAACAG AGTGTGTCTAAGACTCCAGAGCCGACCAACACATCCACAAATGTAATGGTATCACCTTCAGGACAAACTTTGAAAAAG gttcCTGTAAAAGCGTTACCACCAGGAGTGAAAGCGATGCCCCTGCCGAGAA cgATGCCAGCAGAACTCTGTGAGATGCAAATAGGCAAAAAAGTTGTGAAGGTGCAGAAAATAGTTATGACCAAAGCAGAAGTTGAGGCGATGGCTAAGCAGGGCCTGGTTGAAATGAAG GGTGGTACAATGGTGTTGAAGCAAGGCATCAAACTCTCCGACGCGTCTGCAGTTAAATCGTCTGTCTCAGGCGATGGAGGTAACCGACTTT AG
- the LOC112053767 gene encoding multiple C2 and transmembrane domain-containing protein, whose translation MLAYLSEYEKERTHEIWQPLDDGYGTIHISVTMCAIRSMETSNNCGATCFRKEQGILNNPCEWTVVGILNVKVIGAKGLTSKPNAYCTLEIDNERVETNRAGTSAEPVWNKYYDFKIYDITSTLDIKIYDSSLKNAFLNESIGKVSIPLLRINNGMIRSYALKDKKKRNNAEGNCPRIQVQMSLAWNPVKATVKLFQAKELKHIKKPPKVDLALIYNNTKVIADLLTLTVELNEYYKQVFEWDDREYSFGTLVGWLVFCYYLRLWNIPLLLLLPFLYQMIFCRHRDNVRIVQDCANYDENKDEKTVGGRIQEIQKMTIIITDGIDFIRSYVERLFNLVTFKVPFLSIVAMVLLLAASAGLYFVPFNYFLMSLGIYKFGRKYLNPDRVLNNGLIDFLSRVPDNDILVTSVYLYTSA comes from the exons ATGTTGGCTT ATCTGTCTGAGTACGAGAAAGAGCGAACTCACGAGATTTGGCAGCCACTGGACGACGGATACGGTACTATCCATATTTCAGTTACCATGTGTGCTATTCGATCTATGGAGACTTCTAATAATT GTGGCGCGACATGTTTTCGTAAAGAgcaggga ATCTTAAACAATCCATGTGAATGGACTGTAGTTGGAATCTTAAACGTAAAAGTTATTGGAGCCAAAGGTTTAACCAGCAAACCAAATGCATACTGTACCTTAGAAATCGATAACGAGAGAGTTGAGACTAATCGAGCGGGCACAAGTGCAGAACCTGTGTGGAACAAATACTATgattt TAAAATATACGACATAACATCAACCCTTGATATAAAAATCTACGATAGCTCACTAAAGAATGCCTTTCTAAACGAATCTATAGGAAAGGTGTCGATACCACTTCTGAGAATAAACAACGGAATGATTCGATCGTATGCCTTGAAAGATAAAAAGAAACGGAACAATGCGGAGGGAAACTGCCCGAGGATACAAGTCCAAATGTCTTTAGCTTGGAATCCA gtaaaaGCAACCGTGAAACTATTTCAAGCCAAAGAgttaaaacatattaagaaaCCACCCAAAGTTGACCTTGCACTAATCTATAACAATACTAAAGTTATAGCAGATCTTTTGACTCTAACCGTCGagttaaatgaatattataa GCAAGTATTTGAATGGGACGATAGAGAGTATTCATTTGGTACACTAGTGGGATGGCTGGTATTCTGTTATTACCTCAGGCTATGGAATATTCCACTGCTACTCTTGCTGCCTTTCCTTTACCAAATGATTTTTTGTAGACATAGAG ataacGTGCGTATTGTACAAGATTGCGCAAACTATGATGAAAACAAG gaTGAGAAGACCGTCGGTGGAAGAATACAGGAAATACaaaaaatgacaataattatCACTGATGGAATCGATTTTATCAGATCTTATGTAGAAAGGctttttaa tttggTCACCTTCAAAGTACCTTTTTTAAGTATCGTTGCAATGGTATTACTGCTAGCTGCATCAGCCGGATTGTATTTCGTTCCATTTAATTACTTCCTTATGAGTTTAG GGATATACAAATTCGGGAGGAAATATTTAAATCCAGACAGAGTTTTAAATAATGGTTTAATAGATTTCCTTTCAAGAGTACCGGACAATGATATATTGGTAACTTCAGTCTATTTATACACATCCGCTTGA